Below is a window of Mycolicibacterium chitae DNA.
AGTGGATCGCCGGTCAACTGCGCAACGCGTTGGATGCCGGGCGGTTCGCGACAGTGCCCGAATAATGCTGCGTTACGCCAGGATCCTGCGCCGGCACCTCATCGATCGGTTCGAGCACCGCGACCCGGACCGCGATGCGCTGCGTCGCGCGGCCCGCGCCGGGTTGGTGATTCCGCTGTCTGCGGGCGTCGGGTTCCTCGTCGGCGGTGGGCAGACCCCGATGTACGCCATCTTCGGTTCCATCGCGCTGCTGATCACCGTCGACTTCCCCGGCAACCGCGCCGGGCGCGCGGTGTCCTACGCCGGGCTGGGCCTGATCGGCGCCGCGCTGATCACGCTCGGCACGCTGGTATCCGGGCACGCGGTGCTGGCGGTGACCAGCATGTTCGCGCTCGGGGTGGTCGTCACCTTCGCCGGCGTACTGAGCACCGCGATCGCCGCCGGACAACGCGCCACCCTGATGACGTTCGTGTTGCCGGTCTGCACCCCCGTCGGCCCCATCGACGAGCGCCTGCTCGGTTGGGGCCTCGCGCTGGCGGTGTGCGTGCCGGCCGCGCTGTTCGTGTTCCCGCCGCGCCACCACGACGATCTGCGCCGCCACGCCGCCCACGTCTGCGCCACCCTGGCCGACCGGCTCGAGGGTCGGGCCGGCGCCAAAGACGTCAACACGGCGATGAACACGCTCTACGCCCACTACCTCGACGGCGACTTCCGCCCGGTCGGGCTGACGGCCGGAAGTCGCGCGCTGGTGCGGGTGGTCGACGACCTCGGTTGGCTGGCCGACCGCACGCGCGACGACACCGCGGCCACCCTAGGGGTGATGGCCCGACCGTCGGTGCGGGTGCTGCGCGCCTGCGACCGGTTGCTGCGGATCACCCGGGTGACCGACCGCGAGGCCAGCCGCGACGAACTCGACGAGGCCCTGGCCGAGTTGCGCTCGGTGGCGCGCGGCCGCTACCGCGAGGACGTGGCCGAGGTGCTGCGCTCCGACTGCGACGAGAGCGCCGTCGCGGTCGGCGCGCGACTCCTGGAGCGCCGCACGTTCGGCGCGACGGTGATGACCACCGGGCGGGTGATCGCCGGTGCGGCCGCGGCCGACGCGCGCCCGGTCCTGATGCGGGTGCTCGGCCGGCAACTGCCCGAGACCGGCGCCGCCGTGCGGGTGCTCTCCGAGACCCAGGCCGTGGCCACCATCCCGTCGGGCTACCTGGCCACCCGGGCGGCGGTGGTCCGCAACAGCATCCGCACCGGTCTGGGCCTGGCCGCCGCCGTCGCCACCACCCACCTGTTCCCCGTCGAGCACGGCTTCTGGGTGGTGCTGGCGGCGCTGTCGGTGCTGCGCAGCACGGCGCTGACGACGGGGACCAAGGTCTTTCGCGCCGTCATCGGGACGGTGGTGGGCTTCGTCATCGGCGCGGTGCTCATCGAACTGCTCGGCGTCGAACCGGCGGTGTTGTTGATCGCGTTGCCAGTGGTGGCGTTCATCGCGGCCTACGTGCCCGAGATCGCGTCGTTCGCCGCCGGGCAGGCCGCGTTCACCATGCTGGTGCTGATCGTGTTCAACCTCATCAACCCCAGCGGCTGGCAGGTCGGCCTGGTCCGGATCGAGGACATCGTGGTCGGCGGCGCGGTCGGCCTAGTGGTGTCGCTGTTGCTGTGGCCACGCGGCTCCGGCCGGGCCGTGGTGGCGGCCATCGACGCCGCCTTCGAGGTGGGCACCCGCTATCTGCGCACGGCGGTCTCCCGGGTCACCCATGGCACCTCGGCGGTCGCGGTGGACGAGCTCAGCCATCAGGCGCTGACCGCGTCCCGCACGGTGGACAGCGCTGTGCGGCAGTATCTTTCGGACAATGGCGGGGCGCCGGATCGGCGCGCGCCGGTGATCCGGCGGGCCAACCGCGCCATCCGGCTGCGCGGGGCCGCCGACCTGATCGCCGACATCCCGACCCTGCCTTCGCGCGGGTCGTATCCGAACACCCGCACCGTGCTGGACGCACACGCCACCATGGTGACCGACCGGATGACGGGCCGCACCGATCGTCCGCTGGGATCCACCGGTCTCCCAGAGCATTTCGTGACCGCGCTGCGCGCCGAGGCCCACGAGGCCGAGCACCCGGTGGCCGACGCGCTGCCGCTGGTGACGGTCGCAGCGAATCTGGGCGAGCTGCAGTTGCTCTACCCTGCGTCCTAGGTCCAATCGCCCTAGGTCCAATACGGTGGGATCGTTCTTGCACCACGGTTCGCTGCTCTGCACGCGGCTCCTCGATCAAATGGCGTCACGTTGTGTTGACAGTTACGCACAACCTCGGGGCGTTTGCGCACCGCACGCCAGTCACCTGTGGATATCCGTCACCCCAGGGTGACGGCATGCGGTCGAGGGCCGCCCGGAGACAGCCCCGGATTCCTAGGGCTGATCTCCCCGGTTGCTCGCCACCTGCTGGTCATAGAAGATCCCGAGGCGGTCGATCCGCCACAGCTGGCCGTACACGATGAACGTGGCACCGAAGATGGTCGGCCACACTGCGAGCATCGTCAACCCCCAGACCAGCAGCGCCGCACCGGTCAGCGCGCCCACCGCCCAGAATCGTTGCACCACCCCGAAGCCGGCGGGCATGGCCGAGCGATCCTGCACCCAAAGATGTTCGCCGAAAATACCTTTCGATGACCAGGCCGTGGGCGTGTCAATGGGGGCGAACGCCCGGGGATTGAGCCACAGCCAAAGGACCAGTAGGGCCACCGGCAACACCGCCCACCAGCCGATCCAGACGCGACTCCAGATCGCCAGGATGAGCAACGGGATCGCGGCGAACCGGGTCCAGACGCTCCAGGGGTTGGCGTGGCGTCGCCAAGCATCCTCGCTCATACCGACCGCGCGGGCATACCGCTGCAGGACGTTCATGCCTCCACCATGGCAGAGCGGGTGGCAACGAACCGGCTCAGCCCGCGACCGCCAACGCCCGGGCATCCTCCTCGCCGAACGAATCCTCCAGTTGCAGCGGCGAATAGTCGACGTCGATCTCCTCGAGCGGACGACCGCGGGCGCTGCTGATGGTGCCGAACCGGCGCATGCCCTTGTCCATGGAGTACTGCGTGAACTCGTCGATGTCCAGGCCGAACGGGATATCCGGGGCGTACAGCGCGAAGCTGTCCTGGGTGAGGCCGAGCGCCAGCGGGAGCAACTCGTTCATCCGCGTCTCGAACACGGCCCAGTTGGCGTCGTCGGCGGCGACGTGCCGACGACAGGTGAAGGTGCCCCACGCCATGTGCCGCCGCTCGTCGTCGCCGATGCGCCGGACCAGCTCCTGCATGCCGGGCAGGATGCCGCGCGCCACGCAAATCTTGTGCCACGCATAGTATCCCGTCAACGCCAGCATCCCCTCGACGACGTGGTTGTACACCACCGAAGCGCGGACCTGGGCGGCCGGCGACGGGTCCTCGACGAGCGCGTCGAGCGAATTCGGCAACTCGTCGAAGAACACCCGCCGGTACGACGGCAGGTCGTCGAAGTAGCTGTGCAGATCCTCGGTGATCCCGACAGCGTCGAGCCACATACGGAAGACCTGGGTGTGCTTGGCCTCCTCGAAGGCGAACTGCGTCAGGTACATCTCGTCACCCAGGCGCCCCTCGTCCCGCATCGCCCGCATGAACGGCTGGATGTCCTTGGTGACCGCCTCCTCGCCGGCGATGAACTGCGCGCACAGCCGCGTGGCGTAGTCACGTTCCCGGTCGGTGAGCGACTCCCAGTCCGCCCGATCCCGGGAGAAGTCGATGTCCGCGGGGTTCCAGAACTTCGCGTTGCCGCTGGCAAACAGCCGCAGCGGCAAGCTATCCCAGTTCAGCCCGCCGGCTTTCAAGGAGCCGAATTGTGAGTGCGCCATGGGCTGACCTCCTCGCGACCAACCCATCCTACTGTGACGCACACCACAGTCAAGACATCAGCCGGCGCGGTGCGGCATCAGCGCATCCGGCGGGATGGCGCCGAAGCGACCGGCCTGGAAATCCTCGAGCGCCGTGATGACCTCCGACTTCGAGTTCATCACGAACGGCCCGTAGTGGAACACCGGTTCGCGGATCGGACGACCACCCAACAGCAGCACCTCCAGCGCCGGGCGATGGGAGTCCTGACCGCAGTCGGCGGCGACGGTGATCCGGTCACCGGGCCCGAGGACCGCGAGTTGGCCCTGCTGAATGGGGTGCCGCACCGGCCCCACCGATCCCCGGCCCGACAGCACGTACACCAGCGCGTTGAAGTCCCGGCTCCACGGGGCGTTCAGCTCCGCGCCGGGCTCAACGGTGGCGTGCGCCAACGTGATCGGGGTGTGCGTGGCACCAGGACCGCGCTGCACCCCGTCAGCGGTGTCGAACTCCCCGGCGATCACCCGCAGCAGCGCGCCGCCGTC
It encodes the following:
- a CDS encoding FUSC family protein; amino-acid sequence: MLRYARILRRHLIDRFEHRDPDRDALRRAARAGLVIPLSAGVGFLVGGGQTPMYAIFGSIALLITVDFPGNRAGRAVSYAGLGLIGAALITLGTLVSGHAVLAVTSMFALGVVVTFAGVLSTAIAAGQRATLMTFVLPVCTPVGPIDERLLGWGLALAVCVPAALFVFPPRHHDDLRRHAAHVCATLADRLEGRAGAKDVNTAMNTLYAHYLDGDFRPVGLTAGSRALVRVVDDLGWLADRTRDDTAATLGVMARPSVRVLRACDRLLRITRVTDREASRDELDEALAELRSVARGRYREDVAEVLRSDCDESAVAVGARLLERRTFGATVMTTGRVIAGAAAADARPVLMRVLGRQLPETGAAVRVLSETQAVATIPSGYLATRAAVVRNSIRTGLGLAAAVATTHLFPVEHGFWVVLAALSVLRSTALTTGTKVFRAVIGTVVGFVIGAVLIELLGVEPAVLLIALPVVAFIAAYVPEIASFAAGQAAFTMLVLIVFNLINPSGWQVGLVRIEDIVVGGAVGLVVSLLLWPRGSGRAVVAAIDAAFEVGTRYLRTAVSRVTHGTSAVAVDELSHQALTASRTVDSAVRQYLSDNGGAPDRRAPVIRRANRAIRLRGAADLIADIPTLPSRGSYPNTRTVLDAHATMVTDRMTGRTDRPLGSTGLPEHFVTALRAEAHEAEHPVADALPLVTVAANLGELQLLYPAS
- a CDS encoding DUF6653 family protein; this encodes MNVLQRYARAVGMSEDAWRRHANPWSVWTRFAAIPLLILAIWSRVWIGWWAVLPVALLVLWLWLNPRAFAPIDTPTAWSSKGIFGEHLWVQDRSAMPAGFGVVQRFWAVGALTGAALLVWGLTMLAVWPTIFGATFIVYGQLWRIDRLGIFYDQQVASNRGDQP
- a CDS encoding R2-like ligand-binding oxidase, giving the protein MAHSQFGSLKAGGLNWDSLPLRLFASGNAKFWNPADIDFSRDRADWESLTDRERDYATRLCAQFIAGEEAVTKDIQPFMRAMRDEGRLGDEMYLTQFAFEEAKHTQVFRMWLDAVGITEDLHSYFDDLPSYRRVFFDELPNSLDALVEDPSPAAQVRASVVYNHVVEGMLALTGYYAWHKICVARGILPGMQELVRRIGDDERRHMAWGTFTCRRHVAADDANWAVFETRMNELLPLALGLTQDSFALYAPDIPFGLDIDEFTQYSMDKGMRRFGTISSARGRPLEEIDVDYSPLQLEDSFGEEDARALAVAG